A region of Ovis canadensis isolate MfBH-ARS-UI-01 breed Bighorn chromosome 19, ARS-UI_OviCan_v2, whole genome shotgun sequence DNA encodes the following proteins:
- the LOC138424370 gene encoding putative deoxyribonuclease TATDN2 → MLVTWWLATLRGSSGENRGNDEASALAPEAAVSLLYWDLCWFRKIYSSSFLEEFQGCVSNIYDPPTLTNGLWGDLLKEDLVHCFTGSYRVVKPLLELFPTMSVGFTAVLTYSSAQESWQAVRELPLERIVMESDAPHFLTRQVPRSIRQCAHPGLALRTVREMARVKVLSLSHTLATLQENACRLCSL, encoded by the exons ATGTTAGTTACATGGTGGTTGGCCACCCTCAGAGGATCAAGTGGAGAGAACCGGGGCAACGATGAGGCCTCTGCCCTGGCCCCAGAAGCTGCAGTGTCCCTCCTCTACT gggacctttgttggttcaggaagatctacAGCAGCTCCTTCCTGGAGGAGTTTCAGGGCTGCGTCTCCAACATCTACGATCCTCCCACACTGACCAATGGCCTCTGGGGGGACCTGCTAAAAGAGGACCTGGT ACACTGCTTCACCGGCAGCTACCGGGTCGTCAAGCCCCTGCTGGAGCTCTTTCCCACCATGTCGGTGGGGTTCACAGCCGTCCTGACCTACTCCTCTGCCCAGGAGAGCTGGCAGGCTGTGAGAGAGCTCCCGCTGGAGAGGATCGTCATGGAAAGTGATGCCCCCCATTTCCTGACACGACAG GTTCCCAGGAGCATCCGCCAGTGTGCCCACCCAGGCCTGGCCTTGCGCACAGTTCGCGAGATGGCCAGGGTCAAGGTCCTGTCGCTCAGCCACACCCTGGCCACCCTCCAAGAGAACGCCTGCCGCCTCTGCAGCCTCTAA